The Numida meleagris isolate 19003 breed g44 Domestic line chromosome 7, NumMel1.0, whole genome shotgun sequence genome contains a region encoding:
- the ORC1 gene encoding origin recognition complex subunit 1, which yields MNTRQQSKIIYSWYGKPMSSDRKLRTLQYKGILIKSERSRTERCIQLGEFVLIEGENADQPFVAQLLDLYEDGAQQKHAVVQWFSHITEIPKNKQKLLKRRVYPQEVFFDQVSGYDTDIAVETIIESVLVIPLRLRDELPSRLNKEKIFYVKQSWDGKCFKALSPATFSKLNEANKKGDGIPNSFNSFVPSAVISSVKKETKKVAQSGTKPKNVEMEIESKHSASKSSLSKERHSQRIANGIKNPTARKKLELNSPTRSPRSKLLEQDILELLDDDYDSLLLKPSAIKRKVKFTEVLGSPPKITCANDKLKSVFGTAEHQETFSDTVRLSPYRRVEDSNEKVRNLNVEDDTKGLTGRKELGTQSPTVTPRSRRTCTQETSTRIAEQISLLNMLESNQEEDFLSSSDGSYSSSSDEEDSDVSCTPVKKSKPSRMFSTPKSSRKPSVHTPAETPRKTPLLGTPRTPRNATPEIPRRSHAAQKPTSILEEARLRLHVSAVPKSLPCREEEFQDIYNFVESKLIDGTGGCMYISGVPGTGKTATVHEVIRCLQQATEDDDLPSFQFIEINGMKLTDPHQAYVQILELLTGQKVTATHAAALLAKLFCTPGPKRKTTVLVVDELDLLWTRKQDVMYNLFDWPTQKHSKLIILAIANTMDLPERIMMNRVSSRLGLTRMSFQPYTYKQLQQIISSRLNSMKAFEEDAIQLVSRKVAALSGDARRCLDICRRATEICEFSSQKSTPEIVRMTHITEAIDEMFSSPYVKAIRNASLHEQIFFKAILAEFRKAGVEEATVQQVYHQHISLCRMEGLQSPTVSEILAICARLGACRLLLLESSNKYLHMRVRLNISQDDVMYALKDD from the exons ATGAACACCCGTCAGCAGAGCAAAATCATTTACTCCTGGTATGGAAAACCCATGAGCTCAGACAGAAAGCTGAGGACTCTGCAGTACAa AGGAATCCTTATCAAatcagagagaagcagaactgaaagaTGTATACAACTTGGAGAGTTTGTTCTAATAGAAGGGGAGAACGCAGATCAACCTTTTGTGGCACAACTCCTGGATTTATATGAAGAtg GCGCTCAGCAGAAACACGCAGTTGTACAGTGGTTCTCTCATATTACAGAGATACCTAAGAATAAGCAGAAACTGCTTAAAAGAAGAGTTTATCCCCAAGAAGTGTTTTTTGATCAAGTTTCTGGCTACGACACTGACATAGCTGTGGAGACTATTATTGAAAGCGTGCTG gtAATACCACTACGTCTGAGGGATGAACTACCTTCTagattaaataaggaaaaaattttcTATGTAAAACAGTCTTGGGATGGGAAATGTTTTAAGGCTTTGTCGCCTGCCACATTCTCTAAGCTGAATGAAGCTAACAAGAAAGGAGATGGCATCCCAAACTCTTTCAACTCTTTTGTTCCTTCGGCTGTCATTTCCTCTGTGAAAAAAGAGACCAAGAAGGTTGCTCAGAGTggcacaaaaccaaaaaatgttGAGATGGAAATAGAATCAAAACACTCTGCTTCCAAGTCTTCCCTTTCTAAGGAGAGACATTCACAAAGAATAGCAAATGGCATCAAAAATCCAACTGCAAGAAAGAAGTTAGAGTTAAACA GTCCCACAAGATCTCCTAGAAGCAAGCTCCTGGAACAGGATATTTTGGAACTTTTAGATGATGACTATGATTCTCTACTGTTAAAACCATCAGCTAttaaaaggaaagtgaaatTCACTGAAGTTCTAGGCTCACCACCAAAAATAACTTGTGCCAACGATAAGCTAAAGTCAGTGTTTGGTACTGCAGAGCACCAGGAGACGTTTAGTGATACAGTAAGATTATCCCCTTATAGGAGAGTTGAAGACTCTAATGAGAAAGTCAGGAATCTTAATGTGGAAGATGACACTAAAGG CTTAACTGGCCGTAAGGAGCTGGGTACTCAGAGCCCCACGGTGACCCCCCGTTCTCGTAGAACATGTACGCAGGAGACAAGCACTCGCATTGCAGAACAAATCAG cttATTAAATATGCTGGAATCAAACCAGGAAGAGGATTTTCTGTCTAGCTCAGATGGTTCTTACTCTTCAAGTAGTGACGAAGAAGATAGTGATGTGAGCTGTACACCGGTAAAGAAAAGTAAGCCAAGCAGAATGTTCAGCACCCCAAAATCTTCAAGGAAGCCTTCAGTTCACACTCCTGCTGAGACCCCGAGGAAAACG CCTTTGCTAGGAACACCCAGGACACCCCGGAATGCAACTCCTGAAATTCCCAGGCGCAGCCATGCAGCACAGAAACCAACCAGTATACTAGAAGAAGCCAGATTAAG GCTGCATGTTTCTGCTGTCCCAAAGTCTCTGCCCTGTCGTGAGGAAGAATTCCAGGATATCTATAACTTTGTGGAAAGCAAACTGATTGATGGTACAGGAGG GTGCATGTATATTTCTGGAGTGCCTGGAACAGGTAAAACTGCAACTGTTCATGAAGTGATTCGCTGCCTTCAGCAAGCTACAGAAGATGATGACCTACCATCATTCCAGTTCATAGAGATCAATGGCATGAAGCTTACTGATCCTCACCAAGCTTATGTGCAGATACTAGAG TTACTAACAGGTCAGAAGGTGACAGCAACTcatgctgcagcactgttgGCAAAACTGTTCTGCACACCTGGACCAAAGAGGAAGACCACAGTGCTGGTAGTGGATGAG cttgatCTTCTGTGGACTCGAAAGCAGGACGTGATGTACAACTTATTTGACTGGCCAACTCAAAAGCACTCTAAGTTAATCATCTTGGCCATTGCTAACACCATGGACTTGCCAGAGAGAATAATGATGAACAGAGTATCTAGCAGGCTG GGTCTCACCAGAATGTCCTTTCAGCCCTACACCTACAAACAGCTACAGCAAATTATTTCATCTAGACTGAACAGCATGAAGGCATTTGAAGAGGATGCAATTCAGCTAGTTTCCAGAAAG GTAGCAGCATTGTCTGGTGATGCAAGGCGTTGCCTTGATATCTGCAGAAGGGCCACTGAGATCTGTGAGTTTTCTAGCCAAAAGAGTACTCCTGAAATAGTCAGGATGACCCACATAACAGAAGCCATAGATGAAATGTTCTCATCACCATATGTAAAGGCAATCAG GAATGCCTCATTGCACGaacaaatcttttttaaagcaattttagCAGAGTTTCGTAAGGCGGGAGTTGAGGAAGCAACAGTTCAACAG gTCTATCATCAACACATCTCACTGTGCAGAATGGAGGGCTTGCAGAGTCCAACAGTGTCAGAAATCTTGGCGATTTGTGCCAGGCTCGgtgcctgcaggctgctgctgctggagtccAGCAATAAATACCTTCACATGCGTGTGCGGCTCAACATCAGCCAGGATGATGTCATGTACGCGCTCAAGGATGACTAA
- the PRPF38A gene encoding pre-mRNA-splicing factor 38A, translated as MANRTVKDAHSIHGTNPQYLVEKIIRTRIYESKYWKEECFGLTAELVVDKAMELKYVGGVYGGNIKPTPFLCLTLKMLQIQPEKDIIVEFIKNEDFKYVRMLGALYMRLTGTAIDCYKYLEPLYNDYRKIKSQNRNGEFELMHVDEFIDELLHEERVCDIILPRLQKRYVLEEAEQLEPRVSALEEDMDDVESSEEEEEEDEKLERVPSPDHRRRGYRDLDKPRRSPAIRYRRSRSRSPRRRSRSPKRRSPSPRRERHRSKSPRRHRSRSRERRHRSRSKSPGHHRSHRHRSHSKSPERSKKSHKKSRRGNE; from the exons ATGGCGAACCGGACGGTGAAGGACGCGCACAGCATCCACGGCACCAACCCGCAGTACCTCGTGGAGAAGATCATTCGGACCCGTATTTACGAGTCTAAGTATTGGAAAGAGGAATGCTTCGGTCTCACGG CCGAGCTGGTGGTGGACAAGGCCATGGAGCTGAAGTACGTGGGGGGCGTCTACGGTGGGAACATCAAACCCACGCCTTTCTTGTGCCTGACGCTGAAGATGCTGCAGATCCAGCCCGAGAAGGACATCATTGTGGAGTTCATAAAAAATGAGGACTTCAA GTATGTCCGAATGCTGGGTGCATTGTACATGAGATTGACGGGCACAGCTATTGACTGCTACAAGTATCTTGAGCCACTGTACAACGACTATcgaaaaataaaaagtcagaaCAGAAATGGGG aaTTTGAACTGATGCATGTGGATGAATTTATTGATGAACTACTCCATGAGGAACGTGTGTGCGATATAATTCTGCCTCGATTGCAG AAACGATATGTTCTGGAAGAAGCTGAGCAACTTGAACCTCGTGTTAGTGCTCTGGAAGAAGATATGGATGATGTAGAATCTAgcgaggaggaagaagaggaagatgaaaag CTGGAGCGAGTACCCTCTCCTGATCACCGCAGAAGAGGCTACAGAGACCTTGACAAACCTCGCAGATCTCCAGCTATACGATACAGGCGGAGCCGAAGCAGGTCTCCACGAAG GCGAAGCCGCTCTCCAAAGAGAAGAAG tcCATCACCACGCCGGGAGAGACATCGCAGCAAAAGCCCAAGACGACACCGGAGCAGATCCAGGGAGAGGCGCCACAGATCAAGATCTAAATCTCCAG gGCATCACCGTAGTCACAGACACAGAAGTCATTCCAAATCACCTGAAAG atctAAGAAAAGTCACAAAAAGAGTCGTCGAGGGAATGAATAA